The genomic DNA TCGCGTCGCAGGCGGTGATCACGGGGGCATTCTCCGTAGCGGCCCAGGCCGCGCACCTCGGCTACCTGCCGCGGCTGCGGATCCTGCACACGTCGGCGTCCACGATGGGCCAGATCTACGTGCCGTGGATCAACAGCATGCTGCTGATCGCCGTGCTGACCCTGGTCTTCGCCTTCCGCAGCTCCGCGGCACTCGGCTACGCCTACGGCATGGCGGTCACCGGGACCATCACCATCACCACGCTGTTGTTCCTCAACATCGCGCGCGCCCGGTGGAACTGGCCGCTGTGGTCCGTCGTCGCGATCGGCGCGCCGCTGCTCACCGTGGACCTGCTGTTCCTCGCCGCCAACCTCACCAAGCTGGTACACGGCGCCTGGCTGCCGTTGCTGATCGGGTTGATCGCGTTCACGGTGATGACAACGTGGCAGGACGGCCGTGCGGTGGTGACGCGGGCCCGCGACGCCGTCGAAGGCCCCCTGCGGCAGTTCGTCGAATCGATCGTCACGAGCGAGCCGCCGCTGACCCGGGTGCCGGGGACCGCGGTGTTTCTCAACCGCGGCATCGAGACCGCCCCGCTGGCCATGCGCGCCAACGTGAAGTACAACCGGATGCTGCACGAGCATGTGGTGGTGCTGTCGCTCGAGACCGCGACGGTGCCGAGGGTCGCCGACGGCGCCCGGCTGGCGGTCGACGACCTGGGCTACCGCGACGACGGCATCATCCACGTCACCGCCACCTACGGATACATGGACCGGCCCGACGTCCCCGCCGCGCTGGCGCAGCTGAACTCAGCCCAAACCGAGGGGCCGCTGGATCTCGCGGGCGCGACCTATTTCCTGTCGAAGGTCGATCTGGTGATGGGCAAGGAACCGTCGATGGCACCCTGGCGGACAAGGCTTTTCATCGGGACGTCATACATCACGTCCGACGCCGCGGCCTATTTCCAGCTGCCGTCCGACCGCACGGTGATCCTGGGCTCCCGCATCGAGGTGTGAAATACCGACCCGTGGGGCACGCGTTGTCCCAAGCAGATAGATTTTGTGATGAATGAAACCCTTGACGGAGCACCTGCGATTCAGCAGATTCGGCAGGTGCCTGCGCGGGCACCACAATTTCACCAAGCTAGCGCCGACGAGAGGTCACCGATGGGCAAGATCTACGCCAATGTCACCGAATTGGTCGGGCGCACGCCGCTGGTCCGGCTCAATCGGTTGACCGAGGGCGCCGGCGCGCAGGTCGTGGCGAAGCTGGAGTTCTACAACCCGGCGAACAGCGTGAAGGACCGCATCGGTGTGGCGATCGTCGACGCCGCGGAGCAGTCCGGTGAACTCAAGCCCGGTGGCACCATCGTGGAGGCCACGAGCGGCAACACGGGCATCGCGCTGGCGCTGGTGGGCGCGGCCCGTGGCTACAAGGTCATCCTGACCATGCCGGAGACCATGTCCCTGGAGCGGCGCGTCATGCTGCGCGCGTTCGGCGCCGAGATCGTGCTGACGCCGGGCTCCGAAGGTATGGCCGGCGCGGTCGCCAAGGCCAAGCAGATCCTCGCCGACACCCCCAACTCGGTCGCGGCCGATCAGTTCGCCAACCCGGCCAACCCCGCGATCCACGCGAAGACCACGGCCGAGGAGGTCTGGGCCGACACCGACGGTGAGGTCGACATCTTCGTCGCCGGTATCGGCACCGGCGGCACTCTGACGGGCGTCGGGCACGTCTTGAAGGAGCGCAAGCCCGACGTGAAGATCGTCGGCGTCGAGCCGGTCGACTCCCCCATCCTCACCGGCGGCCAGGCCGGGCCGCACAAGATTCAGGGCATCGGCGCGAACTTCATCCCCGAGGTGCTGGACCGCGCCGTCTACGACGAGATCATCGACGTCTCCTTCCCGGATGCCATCGAGGTGGCGCGGCAGCTGGGCACCCAAGAGGGCATCCTCGGCGGCATCTCGGCGGGTGCCAACGTCTGGGCGGCCCTGCAGCTCGCCAAGCGCCCCGAGAACGACGGCAAGCTCATCGTGGTGGTCATCCCCGACTTCGGCGAGCGGTACGTCTCCACGGCGCTGTACGAGCACATCCGGGACTGACCGGACGAGCGAAGCGACGGGAAAAAGACAGGGATATGACGCTGTTCTCCACCCTCCGTGAGGACCTGGACAACGCACGCAGCCACGACCCGGCAGGACGCGGAGACTTCGAGAACGCCCTGGTGTACTCAGGCCTGCATGCCATCTGGTCGCACCGCCTGGCGCACCGGCTGTGGGCCAGGCCGGCCTGGCGCGGCCCGGCCCGCGTGCTGGCTCAGGCAACCCGGTTTTTCACGGGCATCGAGATTCACCCGGGCGCGACCATCGGGCGTCGGTTCTTCATCGATCACGGCATGGGTGTGGTGATCGGCGAGACCACCGAGATCGGCGACGACGTCATGGTCTACCACGGCGTGACGCTGGGCGGTCGCAGCCTCAACAAGGGCAAGCGCCACCCCACCATCGGCAACCGGGTGACCGTCGGCGCCGGCGCCAAGGTACTCGGCCCCATCCTCATCGGCGACGACTCTGCCGTCGGCGCGAACGCCGTTGTGACACACGATGTTCCGGCAGACTCCATTGCCACCGGCATCCCGGCGATCGTGCGCCCCCGCACCGAGAAGCAGCGCGAGCCCGCGGTCGACCCGACGACCTACATCGACCCCGCGATGTACATCTGAGCTTCGGCTGGTATTCGGCCCAGTGGCGTTGACCCGGTAACCAGGGTCAACGCCACT from Mycolicibacterium phocaicum includes the following:
- a CDS encoding potassium transporter Kup, translated to MGTHPDTGRKGLGAGLAISALGVVFGDIGTSPIYTMQTLFNPDDPHPVPIGHDNIYGVVSLVFWSVMLIVTITYVSLVMRADNDGEGGVMALITLVKQSSDKLGRRTASFLAALGILGAALFFGDSMITPAISVLSAVEGSKTIDPGLSDWVVPITAVIIIALFSVQHRGTAVVGRFFGPVMIVWFTVIGACGVGGIIREPEILRALNPLYALSFMAGHFHIAFFALAAVVLSVTGAEALYADMGHFGRKPITFAWLLLVFPACMLSYFGQGALLLQNPNVHDAPFFLLTPEWGRLPMVLLATAATVIASQAVITGAFSVAAQAAHLGYLPRLRILHTSASTMGQIYVPWINSMLLIAVLTLVFAFRSSAALGYAYGMAVTGTITITTLLFLNIARARWNWPLWSVVAIGAPLLTVDLLFLAANLTKLVHGAWLPLLIGLIAFTVMTTWQDGRAVVTRARDAVEGPLRQFVESIVTSEPPLTRVPGTAVFLNRGIETAPLAMRANVKYNRMLHEHVVVLSLETATVPRVADGARLAVDDLGYRDDGIIHVTATYGYMDRPDVPAALAQLNSAQTEGPLDLAGATYFLSKVDLVMGKEPSMAPWRTRLFIGTSYITSDAAAYFQLPSDRTVILGSRIEV
- the cysK gene encoding cysteine synthase A; translation: MGKIYANVTELVGRTPLVRLNRLTEGAGAQVVAKLEFYNPANSVKDRIGVAIVDAAEQSGELKPGGTIVEATSGNTGIALALVGAARGYKVILTMPETMSLERRVMLRAFGAEIVLTPGSEGMAGAVAKAKQILADTPNSVAADQFANPANPAIHAKTTAEEVWADTDGEVDIFVAGIGTGGTLTGVGHVLKERKPDVKIVGVEPVDSPILTGGQAGPHKIQGIGANFIPEVLDRAVYDEIIDVSFPDAIEVARQLGTQEGILGGISAGANVWAALQLAKRPENDGKLIVVVIPDFGERYVSTALYEHIRD
- the epsC gene encoding serine O-acetyltransferase EpsC, with protein sequence MTLFSTLREDLDNARSHDPAGRGDFENALVYSGLHAIWSHRLAHRLWARPAWRGPARVLAQATRFFTGIEIHPGATIGRRFFIDHGMGVVIGETTEIGDDVMVYHGVTLGGRSLNKGKRHPTIGNRVTVGAGAKVLGPILIGDDSAVGANAVVTHDVPADSIATGIPAIVRPRTEKQREPAVDPTTYIDPAMYI